From the Platichthys flesus chromosome 6, fPlaFle2.1, whole genome shotgun sequence genome, one window contains:
- the LOC133955413 gene encoding uncharacterized protein LOC133955413 produces the protein MKATFIYRQSVVNNDKRAGDVFSVFPRFLDTPGWVSSLLSLHCIFALQIEQDFRLLFGEATANKFLEKWATDLKTKVIKQSHGLVPTTELLDLTRNAESTAEIENGWDSDMSAILLLLHLLPPSAQGRKRPGKVSACQAVEHLIRFIKAGTSVQQHLDNISQISQPYLLAQGPPRSSIHTFFIVIDKYALPCKATGSVGALDELFKANYVFGTSYSSSLANFFTFLQTTIYNIDVGETKETPRVAELRARMVR, from the exons ATGAAAGCTACCTTCATTTATCGTCAGTCAGTGGTCAACAATGACAAGAGAGCAGGGGATGTGTTCTCAGTCTTCCCGAGATTTCTAGACACACCTGGGTGGGTCTCATCACTCCTTTCTTTGCACTGTATTTTTGCATTACAGATAGAACAAGATTTCAGACTGCTGTTTGGGGAGGCCACAGCCAACAAATTCCTGGAAAAGTGGGCCACTGatctgaaaacaaaagtgaTAAAACAAAGCCATGGACTGGTACCGACCACAGAGCTCTTGGATTTAACGCGCAATGCTGAGTCAACTGCTGAAATTGAGAATG GCTGGGACAGTGACATGTCTGCTATCTtgctgctcctccatctcctaCCACCATCTGCACAGGGAAGGAAGAGGCCGGGGAAGGTGTCGGCATGTCAGGCTGTGGAACACCTCATCAGATTCATAAAG GCTGGAACCAGTGTACAGCAGCACCTGGATAACATCAGCCAAATCAGCCAGCCCTACCTCCTCGCTCAGGGGCCTCCAAGAAGCAGCATTCACACCTTCTTTATTGTGATTGACAAGTATGCGCTTCCATGTAAGGCAACAGGTTCAGTGGGAGCCCTAGACGAACTCTTTAAGGCCAATTACGTCTTTGGTACCTCTTACAGCTCTTCCTTGGCCaactttttcacttttctccaaacaaccatttacaacattgatgTTGGGGAAACAAAGGAAACTCCCAGAGTTGCAGAGCTGCGAGCAAGAATGGTGCGTTAG